In Zea mays cultivar B73 chromosome 7, Zm-B73-REFERENCE-NAM-5.0, whole genome shotgun sequence, the following proteins share a genomic window:
- the LOC109940767 gene encoding SWI/SNF complex component SNF12 homolog: MASGGNPNPTGAPSQPRPPHTQQQPPPGGSPAAPMTHLRPPSLSGSPFKGLFHTPPTHNPAFQIHMGASSSPQNPLMTATAGSAKRPPQKPPIRPPAPGSTSSAAAASAAAAYKAAAAAAAVANSGGVDLTPAARRNKKRKLPVKQLPDRVAALLPESALYTQLLEFEARVDAALARKKVDIQEALKTPPSLQRTLRIYVFNTFANQGPRTIPPPKNADPPTWSLKIIGRVLEDGAELDPASVVPKHNPVYPKFSQFFKRVTIALDPSLYPENPLIIWENARAAAQQEGFEVKRKGDKEFVANIRLEMNYSPEKFKLSQPLMEVLGVEVDTRARVIAALWQYIKAKKLQNPNDPSFFMCDPQLKKVFGEDKLKFAMLSQKISQHLSAPPPINLDHKIKLSGNGAHSSACYDVLVDVPFPLQKEMMAFLANTEKHKDIEACDEVISASIKKIHEHRRRRAFFLGFSQSPVEFINALIASQSKDLKLVAGEANRNIEKERRADFYNQPWVEDAVIRYLNRKPANEGPGGGAGGS; encoded by the exons ATGGCCTCCGGCGGCAACCCCAACCCGACCGGCGCCCCCAGTCAGCCGCGTCCGCCGCATACGCAGCAGCAGCCTCCACCGGGCGGCTCACCGGCGGCGCCCATGACCCACCTccgccctccctccctctccggcTCCCCCTTCAAGGGCCTCTTCCACACGCCGCCCACCCACAATCCCGCCTTCCAGATCCACATGGGCGCCTCGTCCTCGCCCCAGAATCCGCTCATGACCGCCACCGCAGGCTCGGCCAAGCGGCCCCCGCAAAAGCCCCCTATCCGACCCCCGGCACCCGGCTCTACCTCGTCGGCGGCCGCCGCCTCGGCGGCTGCCGCGTACAAGGCCGCGGCCGCGGCGGCGGCCGTGGCCAATTCTGGGGGCGTCGACCTCACCCCCGCCGCGCGGCGCAACAAGAAGCGCAAGCTCCCGGTGAAGCAACTCCCTGACCGCGTCGCCGCGCTTCTCCCAGAGTCCGCGCTCTATACGCAGCTGCTCGAGTTCGAGGCCCGCGTGGACGCCGCGCTCGCGCGGAAGAAGGTAGACATCCAGGAGGCGCTCAAGACGCCGCCCTCGCTCCAGCGCACACTTCGCATCTACGTCTTCAACACCTTCGCCAACCAGGGGCCGCGCACCATCCCACCTCCCAAGAATGCCGATCCGCCAACCTGGTCCCTCAAGATCATTGGTCGCGTGCTTGAGGACGGCGCCGAGCTGGATCCTGCCAGTGTTGTGCCCAAGCACAACCCAGTTTATCCCAAGTTCTCCCAATTCTTCAAGAGGGTGACGATAGCGCTGGACCCGTCTCTGTACCCAGAGAATCCACTCATCATCTGGGAGAATGCACGGGCAGCTGCCCAGCAGGAAGGGTTTGAGGTAAAGAGGAAAGGGGATAAGGAGTTTGTTGCAAACATTCGGCTGGAGATGAACTACAGCCCTGAGAAGTTCAAGTTATCACAGCCGCTTATGGAGGTGCTTGGGGTGGAGGTGGACACTCGTGCACGGGTGATTGCTGCCCTCTGGCAGTATATTAAAGCAAAGAAGCTTCAGAACCCAAATGATCCTTCCTTCTTCATGTGTGACCCTCAATTGAAGAAGGTGTTTGGGGAGGACAAGCTCAAGTTTGCAATGTTGTCACAGAAGATATCTCAGCATCTGTCTGCCCCACCACCCATCAATTTGGACCACAAGATTAAGCTGTCAGGGAATGGAGCACATAGCAGTGCTTGCTATGATGTGCTCGTGGATGTTCCTTTCCCGCTGCAGAAAGAGATGATGGCGTTCCTTGCCAACACAGAGAAGCACAAGGACATTGAGGCTTGCGACGAGGTGATATCTGCTTCGATCAAGAAGATCCATGAGCACCGCAGGAGGAGGGCATTCTTCCTGGGTTTCAGCCAGTCCCCAGTGGAGTTCATCAATGCATTGATAGCTTCCCAGAGCAAGGATTTAAAGCTGGTCGCCGGCGAGGCGAATAGAAACATTGAGAAGGAAAGACGTGCTGACTTCTATAACCAACCATG GGTCGAAGACGCCGTTATAAGATACTTGAACCGCAAACCAGCTAATGAGGGCCCAGGTGGTGGTGCTGGTGGTTCTTGA